The following nucleotide sequence is from Acyrthosiphon pisum isolate AL4f chromosome A2, pea_aphid_22Mar2018_4r6ur, whole genome shotgun sequence.
atacaatcacaacaaaataactaaaatagttattttaggttttttaatatcgaTATATCCAACAAAAAAGGTTTTAACTCCATTGTGTCAATTGTTCAGGAGAAGTAAAACAAAGGTCAAAGTTATAGGAAACTGTCATATTTCAAACTCTTTAGAATCGATAGAGATACGATAATTTTCGTGATCGATAGAGTAAATGATTCTTTATCGGAAcagttgtaactcaaaaacgaaaaaaatcgagTTAAATCATTTTTCGTTGGATGTATcgatatgtaatttcgtccaaatttgaacttaaaatgaccataaaaataaactgtgctcatgtattttttagatttttggtaacagaattaactacttacgtggaatcttgttttaaactttcaatctttagatataaaagttgaacattttatacatttttaactacaaaataattattcaattttaaatttgataaattttgtcaaaattcgatctttaaatgcttataaaaaaaaaatgtacctatgtatttttaatatttttcaactgttattgtgacaatatttcaggagccttgcattaaatttttacactttttggcccaacagataaaactttattgaaatttatagaaaaaaaaactaaaaaaattgaaagctgACAATGTcagtaaaaagctcaaaaagagtcaaatttttatcgtgtatagaaaatgctaatataaacattcagtgaaattttcaagtgtctacagtcatttgtttttttaataacaacgaaataagaaaatcattacatgagaaatcgagtgaatatccagtatgtaataatatgaacttctaatgctcataacaatttaatttgatttgcttgtaggcattttttttttttgataaaggtagacaaaatttatgtgttacattttttcatgaatttctaactcaaaataatttgcaaattttcattatttttatgtattttgtcaatatttgaactttagatgcttataaaaaaaattgtaactatggaattttaattttttcatctgcctttgaaacaatatattaggaaccttctattaaattttcaagcttttttaaccaacaaaaaaaattttattgatatttatagaaaaaaaaactaaaaaaaatgaaaactgaaaatgtccgtaaacagctcaaattaagtcaaaatataaaatgtcatggtgtatagaaaatgctaatataaacatttagtcaaaatttcatgtacctatggtcatttgtttaagagttgcaccataaaccaaaatcaattttctcaaaaacatattttgcgtaaaaattcccatttttccttgtTTTTCACAgggcttttgaaaactaccaggacattttttcttttgacccccccaaagtaccaactagattcactttcctatcagaaaatattctgttgaagaaaatccaagcacttttactgtcctaaaaggtgatgacaggcacaaaaaaaagaaaacacatcattgtaaaatcaatacattcatcgttccactcagaatctaaaatgtgatttacaaaatgtttttgttaatttttcaaagttCATGATAGCAaacaactatttattaattaattttaaaaaaattattcatttgaaaTGCAACATTATACCGTCAATAAATAAaggtgttttaaattgtatagtctCTAAacgggaaaataaaaataaatatttataaataataactctcATCACTGATTAGATATTctacaaattgtaatttaaaactgaaatattaatagaattttgAAGAATTATGGGAGGACATCATATTTGAACTATGATCAAAATGTACTTACATCTAATGTTccttttaattttgaaacatctttttccaaattattatttttcaactctaAACCTTGGACAAGATCAGATTTTTCATTGGTATGAAGTGAACTATTTTCTTTAAGTTCTTTTTCCAATCTTGTGTTTTCTCTTTTCAAACTTTCAAATTCTTCACATTTAATCTATaatgttattgataaataattattatttttaagaagttgtttaaaaaaaattatatatacccacctcaatttttatttttaataattcattagttTCAACtaactttttatattcattcTTTATATTAGAAAGTtcattttcaattgatttaCTATGCTGATGTAAACGATTTCTATTATTTTCGGTTTCTTCCAGCTGTAGAAATAAGCATTCAAATATCTTCATTAGTTTTTGagtgttattaaatataggaGTCAACGTAAGCATAATatctcaaaattataaaatatatatcattaaattgtttaatgttgagtatttaaaaatcacaattCACAGTTaaattctaatacatttttccaTAACTTAAGCttatttatcaaatgtaattagtttaaaatttaacaaattatttaaagacCATTTgagaaaattatgtaatataaatatcatttaattaattacctgCAATGAAAGTAACTTCTTATCTTTTTCTAGTTCTAATATTATCTCATTATTTTGATGTCTTATATTATCTTGCAAGCATTCTATAGTTgatataagttttttattttccaattcaAGTCTTAGTGCGTGTGATTGAGCACTAGTACTTAGTTGTTCACATAAACTATTATCTTTTGAGCctaaagtatacaaatattataataaatacaaaaatgtgcttacctaaaaataataaaatatatttcatagtagtaattaatgttaacatattattatgttaaagaatttttgaaaacatgTTTGAACCCTTTATTTCAGTtgcatgaaaaatgtattgtttaataaaatgtaataaaataaaataaaatgtaaatcatattattatgggcAAATAATTCATGTTTAAGAGACCATTGTTGATTTATCCAATGTCTAATGATTATTAACAGAACCtggcataaatatatttaattaataaattaaaacttgatTTCAGTTTTTTAACTTGCAGTATTGCTACTTAATATCCAAACACAAATAtcacttttaatttaaactgtCATACACTTGTCCATGTGTTCAACCTAatctataaatacctaatattttctactaagaaatttttttcttaaatagaaacctatttttaatatagtaattgaactatttaaatttagtcttcatttaaataatatgccttatattattattattattattattattattacaaactcGGACCTTTTTAGAGCTAATCTAGATGAAATGATAACTCTCTCTGTAAGGCTTAGAACATCAATTAAAATTGATAGCGCTATTGAACAACTAACTAACAATATTAAAGGAGCAAAATTGGCAACGCCTGAAATACCAGCAAGAAGTAATTGTGAAATCATCTACCCTATCAAAATTCGGGAGTTAGTAAAGAAAAAACGAAAAGCACGGAAAAAGTGGCACAGTATAAGAGATCcatcagataaaaatataaaattatctggAACTTGCAAACTTCTACATGGTAAAATGAaagaaatcaaaaacaaaacgtTCAAATCTTACTTGAGTAATCATTCTGCAACGAAAGATACTGATTATTTGTTGTGGAAgtctacaaaataaatgaaaaagcCCGCTATGTACCACCAATTCACAAGGAAGATGGATCATGCTGTGACCAAGACAAAGTTGAAATGTATGCATGTCATCTGGAATGCGCATTTCAGCTGACCAATATCGCTTCTGAACTCGATAAAAAACAGTGTCAACCATTGAACGAAGTACATGAAAAGATTAACTACTTCAATCCAATTGAAATCGCAAAcgaaataaatacgaatatcTATCTAAAAAAAGCACCTGGCTATTACCAAATAAACCCAAAAATACTGAAAGAACTACGACAAAGGCTATGATTCGTCTAACACACATATGACATGACCATATGActcagtattaaatattagacTAACCCAAAAAGAGAGATAACCCAAAcatgtttttgtatatatttattcattaatatgtaCACCTCTGAAATGTTCTGTTAGAGATCATTGATCGTTAcaatcagtgctcgaattgggaaaaataaagtagaggagctcaatccaacgatttaaaaactgcgttccaTGGGCGCAATTACTCAACATAGACCCGTGGGGGCTTTGCCACCCACACCCCCCCACACACCTaccttacatacattttaaataccacTTTTCAGCAACACATTTTGAATTccaaataggtatactatatttttatagcaatatCTACATCTTACATTGttacagtagaaaaaaaaatgtataataatcaacctgtttattcaatatactatatagataacgatgttaataattattgtttttaattaaaaaaaaaccacatattttaataggtataaaaaatttaaaaatttaaaaacaccgaTAAATGATACCAAAACTGAAACTCATAACATTTCATTCGGAACACAATTTAAGATATTACTATCACACACCAGTATCTGTgccttagataatataattcacatcaattatattgatattattaaaagatgATTTAcatcttaataaaaattattccgGACATTAATTTATACCGTCCCctcgtccaagtaaaaaaaaatagtaggggtacgcaaaaaaaaataaaaatagtaggggagctccgtccccctgcgcaaccccccaattcgagcactggttacaataaaaaaaaagctatcaggtgatttaaaaaaatatatatatattattataattggatatTATAGTATGATACTTGCCAATATGATCAAAATAGCTATCATTGTCAATTTCTTTGTTAAAGCTCTCATTACATTGAAAAGATTTATTAAGTAGATCAAGCTGTGCATTTTCATTGATAAGTTCATCAATTTTTCTCAAGTGTGCATCTCGTTCTAATGTcatggtattaatattttgtttaaagtgTAACAATTGTGATTCCATTTCTTGTAATTGAGAAGCTCGTCTTCGAAACTTAACAAGTTGTTCTTCAAGAGTTTCTCTTGTTTCCTGGagaagcaaattattttgtgtgagCTCTTCTTCTCgagatttataataatctaaatctcctaatttttctttatatttttttatttctatctcCAGGTGTTCATAGTTGGATGCTTTTTCACGTAAAGCATCTACTTCATCTCTATATGCTTTTGCTGATCTAGCATCTACTTTGATTTGTTGAAGCTGAAACAATATAACAGACATAATCatgaaaactaattaaatacatttatttatttatatagtaatacacctcttcttttaatttaactgcTGTAAGATTAGTTTGTTCAAGTTCTTCTTTAGCTTCAGCTAATGCTTCGGTTTTTTCTTctctataagaaaataaaacaaacattataatttttgttaataattgtattttattttaagaatatttacaaTTCATGTCTAAGTTTTCGAAGCTTTGCTTTCCAATCCGCAAGTTCAATGGCATAATTTTGATTATCGCCACTAGAACTAATAGATATGGTTAAACCACCAGCTTCTAAAGGTTTTGAGTTAGAAAACCGCTTTTCTTCTAACTCTGTCcacatctaaaaatattatttaactcaataaaacatattgtaatagttaaaataaataaatttgtttattattatgcctttttatttattaattaaaatattaaaattttaaaatgttgaataacgatcaaaatgaacatattttattattgtacaatttattatttaagatgagttcaaattattatgcatcattagatcatattataaattttagttaaatttcaaATCACTTTTGTTCAAAATCAGTATTAGTTATATTAGCAGCACATAAtgtaaaaagataaaattttgtGTAgcaatcatataattttaaagactatttaaatttaatatcgggaaataaatatctgaaataaaataaatataataaaataaataaaatgtacggaaaatatactatagtgtagaaatagtatttgaattataatacttaaaaactttaCAACACTAGTTATATGTGAGGATTAGAAATTACTCATTATATATCGCTTCCAAAATTCTCATTGTATAGATGTCTGAAATCTGATTAATTTTCTTAATCGGCAAAGTAATTTTTCCAGAGTATTTCTTCTATATAATTAGATTTATGcctaaattgtttttgttatgttgtagCATATTCGTCAAAGTTACCTGAAGGTATTGATCACGTTCTTTAACCAATTGCCGAATATGAGAGATCATGAGGTCAGTTGTTAATTGCTCTGCATTCTCTTGAGTAATTACAATTTGTTGGCTTTCTGTTATCTATAAAATGaatcaacaattatttagttacacttctttttataaataaataaataaatagtttttaaagtcCAAACATTGTATTActtgttttatataatgtacaagTGCATGTTGAGATTCAATAGGCAATGTTTTTATACGTTCAATAAATGATTCTTTATTTGGACATTGAACGGCACAACCaagcaataataacaataataatttcatgtcTTCAAAACTATGCTTTGAATAGGGTTCTCGTCCTAAACGTATACAATCAGGCATTGTCAATATAACCTGTCCCAGTTCTTCCtagaatagttataataaattaaagttaggTATGTAgtactatgtatttaaaaattttattttatgacttacttcatataacatttttatattttttaaaatacaattaatattttggatCCTAATAGATGGATCATTTTGACCAGAAAGAATAGTATGATATAATGGTTCAGGATCTCTGGAAAACCAAAATAccaaagttatttattatctatcaaTTATAATAGTTCAATAAGGTCTTTGATACTTACATCAAAAGTAATACTTCATAAATCAATGTTCcatcaattaaattttcatatacaCTTAATTTTTCTGGTTTGTTTAAGCAtgattgtaactaaaaaattgttaaattcaaaatttaatacattttcttaaagcttatttcttgttttttaaatgcatattttgcaatttttataataatagaagtCCTCAACCCACGATCAGTATACTGCTCGTATAACCTAAAATTCTGGAGGCCCAACAAGTTTAAGTCAATttacaaattcataaaatatatgactcACTCATAGGTCACTAAAACCTAGTGTTGTTACAAAACTGTAAAACCTTGTAAAACGGCATGTTAGTATGAATTGTAATTATCAATAGAAAATAGTATCAATAAACATACAAAGTACAAAGTATTAATtggtattattttgaaaaaatgacaTAACATAAAACCAGGTTTTCTTAAAATTCTTCTACAGCGACAGTGGAACTTTAGTTTTTGAGAGAAAAATACTGAATAAGTACACAAAATGGAATAATAAgcaacttaataaaattaaagatagTAGTAGACACTAGAGATACCATTAAATAACATACTAACCCAAA
It contains:
- the LOC100169262 gene encoding protein Daple isoform X2, coding for MEITLTEKEEFMQEHLVVWLQSCLNKPEKLSVYENLIDGTLIYEVLLLIDPEPLYHTILSGQNDPSIRIQNINCILKNIKMLYEEELGQVILTMPDCIRLGREPYSKHSFEDMKLLLLLLLGCAVQCPNKESFIERIKTLPIESQHALVHYIKQITESQQIVITQENAEQLTTDLMISHIRQLVKERDQYLQMWTELEEKRFSNSKPLEAGGLTISISSSGDNQNYAIELADWKAKLRKLRHELEEKTEALAEAKEELEQTNLTAVKLKEELQQIKVDARSAKAYRDEVDALREKASNYEHLEIEIKKYKEKLGDLDYYKSREEELTQNNLLLQETRETLEEQLVKFRRRASQLQEMESQLLHFKQNINTMTLERDAHLRKIDELINENAQLDLLNKSFQCNESFNKEIDNDSYFDHIGSKDNSLCEQLSTSAQSHALRLELENKKLISTIECLQDNIRHQNNEIILELEKDKKLLSLQLEETENNRNRLHQHSKSIENELSNIKNEYKKLVETNELLKIKIEIKCEEFESLKRENTRLEKELKENSSLHTNEKSDLVQGLELKNNNLEKDVSKLKGTLDKLEEIDNLISEIDMLKKEKEVLNKNLEDYDKQIHRLRAIENEFHDLKSKYTVEVAATKAVQDDLVSEKRKSQQIMDNLDKLGLALDQSAEPENVLDQIVSSPEVVKAVREKITKDTNMGHEIKTVNVAQMEVDLTTLKSKVHSLNSQHTALQLANTQLAAEKEETQKELDSTNSAFSKLQILHNQLTIEYEEQLKQKDSLKNDLKEARFSLKEKLSQLKNVETKLKRENEQFKAELITVKHLPAEHAKLKDDFRALFTANEKLKADLRNGLDAKELVEVHEKEMESLKSKLTDSNARYMVLQQMTSTFVEDRRSLMEHVTMLITQYHELLTQSLEDKEQYHLEEKNNTDKLNHLSRQKEKLEEKIMDHYRKLNSCSITKKKTFGSTWIRKVKKAGTELMNKSRMSWHEDMARRGIDSDTSLDLDDNQSNHQEYSDNLSSLGTPGTRQTLYLSGEENDVDEGSIIASHSLSNSPLTPSYRNEQKLPHTTDDEIKDSSNNSTVRSSKTLLTKEDTNWYEYGCV
- the LOC100169262 gene encoding protein Daple isoform X1, which produces MEITLTEKEEFMQEHLVVWLQSCLNKPEKLSVYENLIDGTLIYEVLLLIDPEPLYHTILSGQNDPSIRIQNINCILKNIKMLYEEELGQVILTMPDCIRLGREPYSKHSFEDMKLLLLLLLGCAVQCPNKESFIERIKTLPIESQHALVHYIKQITESQQIVITQENAEQLTTDLMISHIRQLVKERDQYLQMWTELEEKRFSNSKPLEAGGLTISISSSGDNQNYAIELADWKAKLRKLRHELEEKTEALAEAKEELEQTNLTAVKLKEELQQIKVDARSAKAYRDEVDALREKASNYEHLEIEIKKYKEKLGDLDYYKSREEELTQNNLLLQETRETLEEQLVKFRRRASQLQEMESQLLHFKQNINTMTLERDAHLRKIDELINENAQLDLLNKSFQCNESFNKEIDNDSYFDHIGSKDNSLCEQLSTSAQSHALRLELENKKLISTIECLQDNIRHQNNEIILELEKDKKLLSLQLEETENNRNRLHQHSKSIENELSNIKNEYKKLVETNELLKIKIEIKCEEFESLKRENTRLEKELKENSSLHTNEKSDLVQGLELKNNNLEKDVSKLKGTLDKKLEEIDNLISEIDMLKKEKEVLNKNLEDYDKQIHRLRAIENEFHDLKSKYTVEVAATKAVQDDLVSEKRKSQQIMDNLDKLGLALDQSAEPENVLDQIVSSPEVVKAVREKITKDTNMGHEIKTVNVAQMEVDLTTLKSKVHSLNSQHTALQLANTQLAAEKEETQKELDSTNSAFSKLQILHNQLTIEYEEQLKQKDSLKNDLKEARFSLKEKLSQLKNVETKLKRENEQFKAELITVKHLPAEHAKLKDDFRALFTANEKLKADLRNGLDAKELVEVHEKEMESLKSKLTDSNARYMVLQQMTSTFVEDRRSLMEHVTMLITQYHELLTQSLEDKEQYHLEEKNNTDKLNHLSRQKEKLEEKIMDHYRKLNSCSITKKKTFGSTWIRKVKKAGTELMNKSRMSWHEDMARRGIDSDTSLDLDDNQSNHQEYSDNLSSLGTPGTRQTLYLSGEENDVDEGSIIASHSLSNSPLTPSYRNEQKLPHTTDDEIKDSSNNSTVRSSKTLLTKEDTNWYEYGCV
- the LOC100169262 gene encoding protein Daple isoform X3, yielding MQEHLVVWLQSCLNKPEKLSVYENLIDGTLIYEVLLLIDPEPLYHTILSGQNDPSIRIQNINCILKNIKMLYEEELGQVILTMPDCIRLGREPYSKHSFEDMKLLLLLLLGCAVQCPNKESFIERIKTLPIESQHALVHYIKQITESQQIVITQENAEQLTTDLMISHIRQLVKERDQYLQMWTELEEKRFSNSKPLEAGGLTISISSSGDNQNYAIELADWKAKLRKLRHELEEKTEALAEAKEELEQTNLTAVKLKEELQQIKVDARSAKAYRDEVDALREKASNYEHLEIEIKKYKEKLGDLDYYKSREEELTQNNLLLQETRETLEEQLVKFRRRASQLQEMESQLLHFKQNINTMTLERDAHLRKIDELINENAQLDLLNKSFQCNESFNKEIDNDSYFDHIGSKDNSLCEQLSTSAQSHALRLELENKKLISTIECLQDNIRHQNNEIILELEKDKKLLSLQLEETENNRNRLHQHSKSIENELSNIKNEYKKLVETNELLKIKIEIKCEEFESLKRENTRLEKELKENSSLHTNEKSDLVQGLELKNNNLEKDVSKLKGTLDKKLEEIDNLISEIDMLKKEKEVLNKNLEDYDKQIHRLRAIENEFHDLKSKYTVEVAATKAVQDDLVSEKRKSQQIMDNLDKLGLALDQSAEPENVLDQIVSSPEVVKAVREKITKDTNMGHEIKTVNVAQMEVDLTTLKSKVHSLNSQHTALQLANTQLAAEKEETQKELDSTNSAFSKLQILHNQLTIEYEEQLKQKDSLKNDLKEARFSLKEKLSQLKNVETKLKRENEQFKAELITVKHLPAEHAKLKDDFRALFTANEKLKADLRNGLDAKELVEVHEKEMESLKSKLTDSNARYMVLQQMTSTFVEDRRSLMEHVTMLITQYHELLTQSLEDKEQYHLEEKNNTDKLNHLSRQKEKLEEKIMDHYRKLNSCSITKKKTFGSTWIRKVKKAGTELMNKSRMSWHEDMARRGIDSDTSLDLDDNQSNHQEYSDNLSSLGTPGTRQTLYLSGEENDVDEGSIIASHSLSNSPLTPSYRNEQKLPHTTDDEIKDSSNNSTVRSSKTLLTKEDTNWYEYGCV